A single region of the Plantactinospora soyae genome encodes:
- a CDS encoding RNA methyltransferase: protein MRVSSRNANFQQWLALLTNRTKRQRAGEFLVQGVRPITLAVQQGWPIHALLYPDGAPLSRWAEDLLDQVPAVRVQMAPEVLAELGGKDDGLPELVAVVGLPPDRLDRIPTGPETLVVVFDRPTAPGNIGTLIRSADAFGAAGVIVVGHAADPYDPRAVRASTGSLFAVPVVRTGSHREVVEWVETLREQGTPVQIVGTDESGEVEIAEHDLTGPTLLLIGNETHGLSGAWRQACDRMLRIPIVGSASSLNAATAGTVALYEAARQRRTRPSPPG from the coding sequence CTGCGGGTCAGCTCCCGGAACGCGAACTTCCAGCAGTGGCTGGCGCTGTTGACCAACCGCACCAAGCGGCAGCGGGCCGGCGAGTTCCTGGTCCAGGGCGTCCGGCCGATCACCCTGGCCGTGCAGCAGGGCTGGCCGATCCACGCCCTGCTGTACCCGGACGGCGCGCCGCTGTCCCGGTGGGCGGAGGATCTGCTCGACCAGGTTCCGGCGGTCCGGGTCCAGATGGCGCCCGAAGTCCTCGCCGAACTCGGTGGCAAGGACGACGGGCTGCCGGAACTGGTCGCCGTCGTCGGGCTGCCGCCGGACCGGCTGGACCGGATCCCGACCGGTCCGGAGACACTGGTGGTGGTCTTCGACCGCCCCACCGCACCGGGCAACATCGGCACGCTGATCCGCTCGGCCGACGCCTTCGGCGCCGCCGGGGTGATCGTCGTCGGACACGCCGCCGACCCGTACGACCCGAGGGCGGTCCGGGCCAGCACCGGCTCGCTCTTCGCGGTACCCGTGGTCCGGACCGGTTCCCACCGGGAGGTCGTCGAGTGGGTCGAGACGCTGCGCGAGCAGGGTACGCCCGTCCAGATCGTCGGCACCGACGAGAGCGGTGAGGTGGAGATCGCCGAACACGATCTCACCGGGCCGACGCTGCTGCTGATCGGCAACGAGACCCACGGGCTGAGCGGCGCGTGGCGGCAGGCCTGCGACCGGATGCTCCGGATCCCGATCGTCGGATCGGCGAGTTCGCTCAACGCCGCGACCGCCGGCACCGTCGCACTGTACGAGGCGGCCCGGCAGCGACGTACCCGACCGTCGCCGCCCGGCTGA
- a CDS encoding carbohydrate ABC transporter permease — MSLTDFRSTEAPAARRARTNRTEIVGGRIAVTLKYLSLVLASVVVLLPLLVLLMASLKTNDEYVNGEPFDAPGNWFNLDNYVTAFTEGGMLRAFVNTSIILVVSLVGTVLIGSMAAYALDRFEFRLRKTIILLFLLATLVPGVTTQVATFQVVNNLGLFNTRWSAIALFLGTDIISIYIFQQFLRSIPRELDESAAIEGASSLTIYFRIILPLLKPAIATVVIIKGITIYNEFFIPFLYMPDRDLGVISTSLFRFKGPFGAQWEVISAGVILVIVPTLVVFLLLQRFIYNGFTSGATK; from the coding sequence GTGAGCCTGACCGACTTCCGCAGCACCGAGGCACCCGCCGCGCGACGCGCCCGGACCAACCGGACGGAGATCGTCGGCGGCCGGATCGCCGTCACCCTCAAGTACCTCTCGCTGGTCCTCGCCTCGGTGGTCGTCCTACTGCCGCTGCTGGTCCTGCTGATGGCGTCGCTGAAGACCAACGACGAGTACGTCAACGGCGAGCCGTTCGACGCGCCCGGCAACTGGTTCAACCTCGACAACTACGTCACCGCCTTCACCGAGGGCGGCATGCTGCGGGCCTTCGTCAACACCTCGATCATCCTCGTCGTCTCCCTCGTCGGCACCGTCCTGATCGGCTCGATGGCTGCGTACGCCCTCGACCGGTTCGAGTTCCGGCTCAGGAAGACGATCATCCTGCTGTTCCTCCTGGCCACCCTGGTCCCGGGGGTGACGACCCAGGTGGCCACCTTCCAGGTGGTGAACAATCTGGGCCTGTTCAACACCCGCTGGTCGGCGATCGCCCTGTTCCTCGGCACGGACATCATCTCGATCTACATCTTCCAGCAGTTCCTCCGGAGCATCCCCCGGGAGTTGGACGAGTCCGCCGCGATCGAGGGCGCGAGTTCCCTCACCATCTACTTCAGGATCATCCTGCCCCTGCTGAAGCCGGCGATCGCGACCGTCGTGATCATCAAGGGGATCACCATCTACAACGAGTTCTTCATCCCGTTCCTCTACATGCCCGACCGGGACCTCGGCGTCATCTCGACCTCGCTGTTCCGGTTCAAGGGGCCGTTCGGAGCGCAGTGGGAGGTCATCTCGGCCGGGGTGATCCTGGTCATCGTCCCCACGCTGGTCGTCTTCCTGCTGCTCCAGCGGTTCATCTACAACGGCTTCACCAGCGGGGCGACGAAGTAG
- a CDS encoding carbohydrate ABC transporter permease → MATPTNTASRVSGLSGATPARRLGPGGRRRQGLRRRKTITPYLFLIAPVALLVVFTYVPVVNMFGYSVTSWNGLSPSKEFIGADNYIEIATRPELFGVLRVSLYYIGASVIQIVLALYFATVLSFNVRFRNFFKGIIFFPYLINGVAIAMVFLYFFEPGGTLDSTLNAIGLGDLSRQWLGDPGTINYSLAGTSLWRYLGLNFVLFLGAIQSIPAQLYEAAEIDGANRWHQFRFLILPGIRPIVGLSCILAISGSLSVFEIPYIMTGGANGSETFVTQTVFMAFKAYKVGLASAMAVVLLLIILLITWVQRRVVPDEKVNLS, encoded by the coding sequence ATGGCAACTCCGACGAACACCGCGAGTCGGGTCTCCGGGCTGTCCGGGGCGACCCCTGCGCGGCGCCTCGGACCCGGTGGCCGACGTCGGCAGGGGCTACGCAGGCGAAAGACCATCACCCCGTACCTCTTCCTGATCGCGCCCGTGGCACTGCTGGTGGTGTTCACCTACGTCCCGGTCGTTAACATGTTCGGCTACAGCGTCACCTCCTGGAACGGGCTGAGCCCGTCCAAGGAGTTCATCGGCGCCGACAACTACATCGAGATCGCGACCCGCCCCGAGCTCTTCGGCGTACTGCGGGTCAGCCTCTACTACATCGGTGCGTCGGTCATCCAGATCGTGCTGGCGCTCTACTTCGCCACGGTGCTGAGTTTCAACGTCAGGTTCAGGAACTTCTTCAAGGGGATCATCTTCTTCCCGTACCTGATCAACGGCGTCGCGATCGCGATGGTCTTCCTGTACTTCTTCGAGCCCGGTGGCACCCTCGACTCGACCCTGAACGCGATCGGCCTCGGCGACCTGTCCCGGCAGTGGCTCGGCGATCCCGGCACCATCAACTACTCCCTCGCCGGTACGTCCCTCTGGCGCTACCTCGGACTCAACTTCGTACTCTTCCTCGGCGCGATCCAGTCGATTCCGGCGCAGCTCTACGAGGCGGCCGAGATCGACGGCGCGAACCGGTGGCACCAGTTCCGCTTCCTGATCCTGCCCGGCATCAGGCCGATCGTCGGACTGTCGTGCATCCTCGCGATCTCCGGCTCGCTGTCGGTGTTCGAGATTCCGTACATCATGACCGGCGGCGCCAACGGCAGCGAGACCTTCGTGACCCAGACCGTCTTCATGGCGTTCAAGGCCTACAAGGTGGGGCTGGCCTCCGCGATGGCCGTCGTCCTGCTGCTGATCATCCTGCTGATCACCTGGGTACAGCGCCGGGTCGTGCCCGACGAGAAGGTGAACCTGTCGTGA
- a CDS encoding ABC transporter substrate-binding protein: MKKYGIAGTALALLLALAGCGGDDEGGTDGAISGEITVLTQRTDIVNTVFQDYKKKFEAKYPGTSVKFEAITDYEGEVRIRMNTKEYGDVLLIPNSVTDDLLSTFFEPLGTVDELKDKYRFVRNEKILDGKVYGLALTGNAQGFVYNKKVWQQAGITAPPKTPAEFLAALTAIKDKTDAIPLYTNYKDGWPLSQWESFRGVVSGDPDAAIKLAKDDAPWAPGKEHHVIDSLLFDIVQQGLTEPDPTTTNWEQSKGMIGTGKVATMMLGSWSIVQMQDAATNKADIGYLPFPMQPNGKFHTVMAGDYKNAININSKNKATARAWIDWFTDESNYAVDQGGISALVSQPMPSTLADLTAANTEFIELSPPPKGEEGLADKIGNAAEIALNDGKYRQRIVDAARGGEERDQGRDLRRPQQEVVGRQIQDQVSG, encoded by the coding sequence ATGAAAAAGTACGGAATCGCAGGCACCGCACTCGCACTTCTGCTGGCCCTGGCCGGCTGTGGCGGGGACGACGAGGGCGGCACCGACGGCGCCATCTCCGGCGAGATCACGGTGCTCACCCAACGCACCGACATCGTCAACACGGTCTTCCAGGATTACAAGAAGAAATTCGAGGCCAAGTATCCGGGCACCTCGGTCAAGTTCGAGGCGATCACCGACTACGAGGGCGAAGTCCGGATCCGGATGAACACCAAGGAGTACGGCGACGTCCTCCTCATCCCCAACTCCGTCACCGACGACCTGCTGTCGACCTTCTTCGAACCGCTGGGCACGGTCGACGAACTCAAGGACAAGTACCGGTTCGTCCGCAACGAGAAGATCCTCGACGGCAAGGTCTACGGCCTCGCCCTGACCGGCAACGCTCAGGGCTTCGTCTACAACAAGAAGGTGTGGCAGCAGGCGGGCATCACCGCGCCACCGAAGACGCCGGCCGAGTTCCTGGCGGCGCTGACCGCGATCAAGGACAAGACCGACGCGATTCCGCTGTACACCAACTACAAGGACGGCTGGCCGCTCTCCCAGTGGGAGAGTTTCCGGGGTGTGGTGAGCGGCGATCCCGACGCGGCGATCAAGCTGGCGAAGGACGACGCGCCGTGGGCTCCCGGCAAGGAGCACCACGTCATCGACTCGCTGCTGTTCGACATCGTGCAGCAGGGCCTGACCGAGCCGGATCCGACGACCACCAACTGGGAGCAGTCCAAGGGCATGATCGGCACCGGCAAGGTCGCCACGATGATGCTCGGCTCCTGGTCCATCGTGCAGATGCAGGACGCGGCCACCAACAAGGCCGACATCGGGTACCTGCCCTTCCCCATGCAGCCCAACGGCAAGTTCCACACCGTGATGGCGGGCGACTACAAGAACGCCATCAACATCAACTCCAAGAACAAGGCGACGGCCCGGGCCTGGATCGACTGGTTCACGGACGAGTCGAACTACGCCGTGGACCAGGGCGGCATCTCGGCACTGGTCAGCCAGCCGATGCCCAGCACCCTGGCCGACCTGACCGCCGCGAACACCGAGTTCATCGAGCTCAGTCCCCCGCCCAAGGGCGAGGAAGGGCTGGCCGACAAGATCGGCAACGCCGCCGAGATCGCCCTGAACGACGGCAAGTACCGGCAGCGGATCGTGGATGCCGCGCGGGGGGGCGAAGAAAGAGACCAAGGACGAGATCTTCGCCGACCTCAACAAGAAGTGGTCGGACGCCAAATCCAAGATCAAGTGAGCGGCTGA
- a CDS encoding alpha/beta fold hydrolase, translating into MTDHPAHGERLVQVADVELCVETFGSPRDPAILLVDGAAASMLWWEAELCEQIARGDRFVIRYDTRDTGRSTSYPPGRPGYTFTDLAGDALGILDALNVDRAHIVCRSMAGGIGLIVGVDHPDRVASLTFVSTSTGEDGLPPPSDELTGNNSAAPDPADRAAVVDFVVASARAYSGGSPHFDEAATRVLVERDVARTRNIASTLANHFAMIFDGPSRGFGGIKASTLVVHGDRDPVFPLPHGQALRDAIPGAKLLILQGAGHDLPKPLWDVFVPALIQHTGGDRIAIERMR; encoded by the coding sequence ATGACCGATCACCCTGCCCACGGCGAGAGGCTCGTACAGGTCGCCGATGTCGAGCTGTGCGTCGAGACCTTCGGAAGCCCCCGGGACCCCGCGATCCTGCTCGTCGATGGTGCGGCCGCCTCGATGCTGTGGTGGGAAGCCGAGCTGTGCGAGCAGATCGCGCGCGGCGACCGGTTCGTGATCCGCTACGACACCCGGGACACCGGCAGATCCACCAGCTACCCGCCCGGGCGGCCGGGCTACACGTTCACGGACCTGGCCGGGGACGCGCTCGGCATCCTGGACGCCCTGAACGTCGACCGCGCACACATCGTGTGCCGGTCCATGGCTGGCGGAATCGGGCTCATCGTCGGGGTGGACCACCCCGACCGGGTCGCATCGCTGACGTTCGTCTCCACCTCCACGGGCGAGGACGGCCTCCCACCGCCGTCGGACGAGCTCACCGGCAACAACTCCGCCGCCCCGGACCCCGCCGATCGCGCCGCGGTGGTGGACTTCGTCGTCGCATCGGCGAGGGCGTACTCGGGTGGCTCGCCCCACTTCGACGAAGCCGCCACGCGTGTGCTGGTCGAGCGGGACGTGGCCCGCACCCGCAACATCGCGTCCACCCTCGCCAACCACTTCGCGATGATCTTCGACGGGCCGTCCCGCGGCTTCGGCGGCATCAAGGCGTCGACCCTGGTGGTGCACGGGGACCGCGACCCGGTCTTCCCGCTCCCGCACGGGCAGGCGCTGCGCGACGCGATTCCCGGCGCGAAGCTGCTGATCCTCCAGGGCGCGGGGCACGACCTGCCGAAGCCGCTGTGGGACGTGTTCGTACCGGCTCTGATCCAGCACACCGGAGGCGACCGAATCGCCATCGAGAGGATGCGGTGA
- a CDS encoding SDR family oxidoreductase, with translation MSGLTGRTALVTGASRGIGQAIATRLAAQGAMVVVHFGTDKEGAAATVDEIEGAGGTAFAVGAELGMPDDVETLFAGVEAGLAGRPLDILVNNAAAAPAGPLGATTRAEFDHLFAVNVRAPYFIIQRALPLLPDGGRIITISSVATRMANPTQTSFAMTKGAVETMSMTLANQLGIRGITVNAVAPGATRTATNGSSFEAPGLAEFVAGTTALNRLGGPDDVADVVAFLASDAARWITGQVIDASGGLFLGPRA, from the coding sequence ATGAGTGGTCTGACCGGCAGGACGGCCCTCGTGACCGGAGCGTCGCGCGGCATCGGGCAGGCAATCGCGACCCGGCTGGCGGCGCAGGGAGCAATGGTCGTCGTGCACTTCGGCACGGACAAGGAGGGTGCGGCGGCGACGGTCGACGAGATCGAAGGTGCCGGCGGAACCGCGTTCGCCGTCGGGGCGGAACTGGGCATGCCGGACGACGTCGAGACGCTCTTCGCGGGAGTCGAAGCCGGCCTGGCCGGGCGGCCACTCGACATCCTCGTCAACAACGCGGCGGCCGCGCCCGCCGGCCCACTCGGCGCCACGACGCGGGCGGAGTTCGATCATCTGTTCGCGGTGAACGTGCGCGCGCCGTACTTCATCATCCAGCGAGCATTGCCGCTGCTGCCCGACGGTGGCCGCATCATCACGATCTCGTCCGTGGCGACCCGGATGGCCAACCCCACCCAGACGTCCTTCGCCATGACCAAGGGCGCGGTCGAGACGATGAGCATGACCCTGGCCAACCAGCTCGGGATCCGAGGAATCACGGTGAACGCGGTCGCTCCCGGCGCCACCCGGACGGCCACCAACGGATCATCCTTCGAAGCGCCAGGGCTGGCCGAATTCGTCGCCGGCACGACGGCGCTCAACCGGCTGGGCGGACCCGACGACGTCGCCGACGTCGTCGCGTTCCTCGCCTCGGACGCGGCACGGTGGATCACCGGCCAGGTCATCGACGCAAGTGGTGGCCTGTTCCTCGGACCGCGCGCCTGA
- a CDS encoding TetR/AcrR family transcriptional regulator, with the protein MPDQHPTLRAQRRVETQRTIQAQAVRLFTERGYDATTVTDVAEAAGVSAMTVYRHFPTKEDLVLVDQHGRLVAERIAASSAAQPLVRRIGSALIASAGTLTGGSSGNDLTASGQFLLARLRLMISTPALRAKHLDNHYALQQAIVGALGGDTTDPDTAFRAQAAASACLAAMHTALVRWAEDDGRTDLPDVIAKALAAVFGDDIGDTGPDA; encoded by the coding sequence ATGCCCGACCAGCACCCAACACTGCGAGCGCAACGGCGAGTCGAGACGCAGCGGACGATCCAGGCGCAGGCGGTACGGCTGTTCACCGAGCGCGGGTACGACGCCACGACCGTCACCGACGTCGCCGAAGCCGCAGGTGTCTCCGCCATGACCGTGTACCGGCACTTCCCCACCAAGGAAGACCTCGTGCTCGTCGACCAGCACGGCCGGCTCGTCGCCGAGCGGATCGCCGCGTCGTCGGCCGCGCAGCCCCTGGTCCGACGGATCGGCAGCGCGCTCATCGCATCGGCCGGGACCTTGACCGGTGGCAGCTCCGGGAACGACCTGACGGCGAGCGGGCAGTTTCTGCTCGCCCGCCTCCGGCTCATGATCTCGACGCCGGCCCTGCGGGCCAAGCACCTGGACAACCACTACGCCCTTCAGCAGGCAATCGTCGGCGCTCTCGGCGGCGACACCACCGATCCCGACACGGCCTTCCGGGCCCAGGCGGCGGCCAGTGCCTGTCTGGCCGCCATGCACACGGCGTTGGTGCGTTGGGCCGAGGACGACGGACGGACCGATCTGCCCGACGTGATCGCGAAGGCGCTCGCCGCCGTCTTCGGCGATGACATCGGCGACACCGGCCCCGACGCGTGA